The window cctgtggaacaccactgGGCAGCGGGGCTCCAAATGTAACGCTAACACACGCTGTGGTCGTCTCATCTCAGCTGCTCAGTTCCATTATGCTAAATTGCGtaattgctaatgctagcatacTGAGAGGCTGGAATAGAGATGATTGCAATGCGCTTGAAAGTTGATGAGGCGTCGTGACTTTCAGGGGGCGGCGacaacggcggcggcggcggcgcacgACTTCTACGTCAGCAGAGATGCTCGCGTGTCCCGCCCGGAGGAGCGGCTGCAGGGCGGCGCCGTCTATCGGCTGGTGCCCCGCCTCCGCGGAGGCAAAGGAGGTGGGTAGCCTTTGAGCAAGCGACCGGATGACGGCCGGCGTCGAGCGCCAACCGCCAACCGCGGCCGCTCTCTTTTCCTTTCAGGCTTCGGCTCCATGCTGCGAGCTCTCGGCGCTCAGATCGAGAAGACGACCAATCGCGAGGCCTGCCGAGATCTGAGCGGACGCCGCCTGCGAGACGTCAACCACGAGAAAGAGTGAGTGGCGACGCCGTTCATCAACGACCGATCAAATGAATTGACGCCTGCTTTGATCATCGACAGCCAATCGCCATCTTGTTGACGTTTCAACTTCAACTTATTGATGGCCTGAAAATGATTGTGCGCAATCGGTCGAATCCTCCATTTTCGAAATATTGGATGAAAGCGGATTGAATGAATTCATGGACCGTTTAGTAAATGACGACTAAGCCGCGATCGACGCACCGAAATGAAACGTTTCGGTCCATTAAAGACAACTGGAGCGTTTTTAAGAAGTCAACGAGAGTGCGttcattcattcttttatttctttgcaTTTCACCATTGAGCTCATTTTCAACAATTCGGTTTGTCAAACGATGAATCGATTGAATTTATTGCCCAGCGATAGCAAGTTCTGAAACCACGACTATTTTCGATACATaaaagtaccccccccccccccccaattgtgGCAAATTTTTCGTTCTTTCTCATTTGTAATTCCTAACGGTAAAAGTATCGGCCCCAGTCGCGAGTGGCGATCCGCTGGAAGAAAACCGGCGTTGCTCATTTTGATGACGCGGTACGACTTGTCCAAACGCCGGCAATCGAGTCTGACGGCGGCTTTTGCGGCAGGATGGGCGAGTGGCTTTCACGCCAATCGGAGCGCGAGGCCGAGAAGGAGCAGCGGCGCGCCGAGCGTCTGCGCCGCAAGATGGCCGAACCCAAGCACGAGTTCAGCGACCCCGCCTACCAGCGGCAGTGCCACAGCCTGGCCGAGAGGCTGGAGGACTCGGTGCTCAAAGGTGGGAGGGGCTTCTGCATATCGTGCATCACCTGACAAACATTTGACAATGAAAGCGACGTTATTATTTTTGTGGGTTCGAGTGATgtcatcgatttttttttctgaatcttTCTCactcaaatgtcttttttcGTTCCATAACAACTGATGTGGTCAATGGACGTCTTTTTCTTGAGTGCTTTTAACGTCAGCTTGACAATGAAAGTGTGGCAAAAACAAGCCAAAGCACAAAAGCGGCGTGAAGATTTTCAAGATGGCGATGGAACAAATCGACGCTTCACGAGAGAGCCGCTAAATTGTCGTCATGACGACAAATACATCCGCCGGCAAAGTTGTTGTGCACGTCAAACACGTGATGGTGGCAAACGCGGCCGTGTAAGATGAAGCCAGTGTGGAACGCGGGTTCGACGTCTCCCCGCTTGCGTCACGGCCACGTTGGTGCGAGGCGTCGGCCATGTTGGCTTGTTTTGTCGATCTGTTTTGAAGCCACACGCATTCAGTCACAGATATGACAGCCGCATTGAAATCTGGCGTGTGGCGCCGCGTCCAGGTCTGCAGGCGGCGTCCGCTTCGCAGGCGGCGGCCTCCAAGAGACCCGGCCCCTCCCCTCGCCATCCTCCaatcaagaagaagaagacgagggCAGCGGCAGCGGCGTGTTCCTGGTGAGCGACATCACGAGGatgcgcggcggcggcggtccaGTAAACCTGATTGCGTTTGTCTGTCGTCACGGCAACAGGACCGGCTTGGACGATTTGAGCTCggaggatgaagatgatgaagaagatgatgacgatgatgatgaagagtcTACGACTGGCGAGGCGTACGTCAGCTCATTTGTTTTCAATTCTGGCGATTTTGCTGTTGCTCAAACGGCGACTTTCTGCGCTCAGGATGTTGGCCCCGCCCTCGCAGGAAGTGCCAGTGGAGGAGACCACGCCCCCGCAAGAGAAGAAGGGCGCGGCATCCGGCTCCTCACCTGACCGGCAGGTAATAACTGGGCCCCCTTCTGTGATTGGCACACGGGCCGACCTCATGCAAATGTCAAAACGCGTCATCTGGGATCAAATTCATCCATTGAGAAAATGGCAAataatcaatgaaaaaaaaaaaaataataataatacaaaccaCAACATtgaaatgctgataaacattcaatctTTATTTTCCAagtgaaatgtggaaaaaggaaaacaagtcATTTCAAAATACGTTCTCTGCACGTTTGAATTGCAAAAAATGAAACGCGTGACAAAACCAAAGTCAAACGGGCCAAATTCCACTTCGAAATGTAATCGAATCGTGTCCGTGCAGACGTTCAGGTTGCAGGTGCGT of the Vanacampus margaritifer isolate UIUO_Vmar chromosome 7, RoL_Vmar_1.0, whole genome shotgun sequence genome contains:
- the sde2 gene encoding splicing regulator SDE2 — its product is MEATIEVLVCGPSNSRFSTCVFPQGSLVRDVLERFVQQWGAATTAAAAAHDFYVSRDARVSRPEERLQGGAVYRLVPRLRGGKGGFGSMLRALGAQIEKTTNREACRDLSGRRLRDVNHEKEMGEWLSRQSEREAEKEQRRAERLRRKMAEPKHEFSDPAYQRQCHSLAERLEDSVLKGLQAASASQAAASKRPGPSPRHPPIKKKKTRAAAAACSWTGLDDLSSEDEDDEEDDDDDDEESTTGEAMLAPPSQEVPVEETTPPQEKKGAASGSSPDRQHAKAGDDIIEEAAAAPRV